A single Actinomadura algeriensis DNA region contains:
- a CDS encoding COX15/CtaA family protein produces MAKPDSTPNPLIRARDAVWRPTAGSFRLLALLGVIGNVLIVASGGAVRVTESGLGCPEWPKCTGDSLVPTPHPEHELINMAIEFGNRMITFVVLGVGMLVFVAALRLVPRRRDLVRWALAQPMSVVAQAIIGGIVVLTDLHPAAVALHFLVSPALLVFCVALWIRAGEGDAPARPLVAPWIRGVAAALLAAAAVVLVAGTVVTGTGPHAGDASSRRWGFEITDVTRVHSVTAWITCGLVVVMAVALHRTSAPAAARRRVHELLALVVAQGALGYVQYFLGVPAVLVVLHMLGAVLMWIAAFRLFFALRDRGPRAETAAESGPAEPAVQTPQPA; encoded by the coding sequence GTGGCGAAGCCAGACTCGACTCCCAACCCGCTGATCCGTGCGCGGGACGCCGTGTGGCGTCCGACGGCGGGTTCGTTCCGGCTGCTCGCGCTGCTGGGCGTCATCGGCAACGTGCTGATCGTCGCCAGCGGCGGGGCCGTGCGCGTGACCGAGTCCGGGCTGGGCTGCCCCGAGTGGCCCAAGTGCACCGGCGACAGCCTCGTCCCCACGCCGCATCCCGAGCACGAGCTGATCAACATGGCGATCGAGTTCGGCAACCGGATGATCACCTTCGTGGTGCTGGGCGTCGGCATGCTGGTGTTCGTCGCCGCGCTGCGGCTCGTCCCGCGGCGCAGGGACCTGGTCCGGTGGGCGCTCGCCCAGCCGATGAGCGTCGTCGCGCAGGCGATCATCGGCGGCATCGTGGTCCTGACCGACCTGCACCCGGCGGCGGTCGCCCTGCACTTCCTCGTCTCCCCGGCCCTGCTCGTCTTCTGCGTCGCGCTGTGGATCCGCGCGGGCGAGGGGGACGCGCCGGCCCGCCCGCTCGTCGCCCCCTGGATCCGCGGCGTCGCCGCCGCGCTCCTCGCGGCCGCCGCCGTCGTCCTCGTCGCGGGCACCGTGGTCACCGGCACCGGACCGCACGCCGGGGACGCCTCGTCGCGCCGCTGGGGCTTCGAGATCACCGACGTGACGCGGGTCCACAGCGTCACCGCCTGGATCACCTGCGGGCTCGTCGTGGTCATGGCCGTCGCCCTGCACCGGACGAGCGCGCCCGCCGCCGCCCGCCGCCGCGTCCACGAGCTGCTCGCCCTCGTCGTGGCCCAGGGCGCGCTCGGCTACGTCCAGTACTTCCTCGGCGTCCCCGCGGTCCTGGTCGTCCTGCACATGCTCGGCGCGGTCCTGATGTGGATCGCCGCCTTCCGGCTGTTCTTCGCCCTCCGCGACCGCGGCCCGCGCGCGGAGACCGCCGCGGAGTCCGGCCCGGCCGAGCCGGCCGTCCAGACCCCGCAGCCCGCCTGA
- the polX gene encoding DNA polymerase/3'-5' exonuclease PolX, whose product MARANDEAAALIQELADLLSITGGDAFKIRAYEKSARAIAGHPDDISGLDLAGLRKIPTVGEAIAKKILDYTTTGTIRQVEELRAQIPAGVRALTAVPTLGPKKALAVYEELGVSSVDELETAIGEGRLRGLKGFGAKTEENILRGIELMRGSGERVLVDAAAGIADEVVAALSGLPQVERCEHAGSLRRMRETIGDVDVLVASTDPRPIMAAFAALPLVHEVIASGDKKTSIRTAKGLQVDLRVVPPESWGAALQYFTGSQAHNIRTREIAVKAGLKLSEYGLFDAESGALIVSETEDEVYERLGLPWVHPALREDTGEIEAALAGELPRLVTVDDLRGDLHSHTDLTDGIAPLEDMVAAAADRGLEYYAITDHAPNLFMQRMTDEKMLAQREQVRALQASFPDLALLHGTELNIDPDGNVDWDADFLAGFDICVASIHSHFTQDQGTMTRRLVRACENPHVHVIGHPTARSIGRRAPVDADWDEVFRAAARTGTAMEIDSFPDRLDLPADLIRRAKRLGVRFSVDTDAHSVGHHRNIRYGVGTAQRGWLTPDDVINTWPLERLREFLGKA is encoded by the coding sequence ATGGCACGGGCGAACGACGAGGCTGCGGCCCTCATCCAGGAACTGGCGGATCTGCTGTCCATCACGGGCGGCGACGCCTTCAAGATCAGGGCGTACGAGAAGTCGGCGCGGGCGATCGCCGGTCACCCCGACGACATATCCGGCCTCGACCTGGCCGGGCTGCGCAAGATCCCCACGGTCGGCGAGGCGATCGCCAAGAAGATCCTCGACTACACCACCACAGGCACGATCCGGCAGGTCGAGGAGCTGCGGGCGCAGATCCCCGCGGGCGTCCGGGCGCTCACCGCCGTCCCGACCCTCGGCCCGAAGAAGGCCCTCGCCGTCTACGAGGAGCTGGGCGTGTCCTCGGTGGACGAGCTCGAGACCGCGATCGGCGAGGGCCGGCTGCGCGGGCTCAAGGGCTTCGGCGCGAAGACCGAGGAGAACATCCTGCGCGGCATCGAGCTGATGCGCGGGTCCGGGGAGCGCGTGCTCGTCGACGCCGCGGCCGGGATCGCCGACGAGGTCGTCGCGGCCCTGTCCGGGCTGCCGCAGGTGGAGCGCTGCGAGCACGCCGGTTCGCTGCGCCGGATGCGCGAGACGATCGGCGACGTCGACGTCCTGGTCGCCTCCACCGACCCGCGCCCGATCATGGCGGCGTTCGCCGCGCTGCCGCTCGTCCACGAGGTGATCGCGAGCGGCGACAAGAAGACCTCGATCCGCACGGCCAAGGGCCTGCAGGTCGATCTGCGGGTCGTCCCGCCCGAGTCGTGGGGCGCGGCCCTGCAGTACTTCACCGGCTCCCAGGCGCACAACATCCGCACCCGCGAGATCGCCGTGAAGGCGGGGCTGAAGCTCTCCGAGTACGGTTTGTTCGACGCCGAGTCCGGCGCGCTGATCGTCTCCGAGACCGAGGACGAGGTGTACGAGCGGCTCGGCCTGCCGTGGGTGCACCCGGCGCTGCGGGAGGACACCGGTGAGATCGAGGCCGCCCTCGCGGGCGAACTGCCCCGCCTCGTCACCGTCGACGACCTGCGCGGCGACCTGCACAGCCACACCGACCTCACCGACGGCATCGCCCCGCTGGAGGACATGGTCGCCGCCGCGGCGGACCGCGGCCTGGAGTACTACGCGATCACCGACCACGCGCCGAACCTGTTCATGCAGCGGATGACCGACGAGAAGATGCTCGCCCAGCGCGAGCAGGTCCGCGCGCTGCAGGCGTCCTTCCCGGACCTGGCGCTCCTGCACGGCACCGAGCTCAACATCGACCCCGACGGGAACGTCGACTGGGACGCCGATTTCCTCGCGGGCTTCGACATCTGCGTCGCGTCGATCCACTCGCACTTCACGCAGGACCAGGGAACCATGACGCGCCGTCTCGTCCGCGCCTGCGAGAACCCGCACGTGCACGTCATCGGGCATCCGACCGCCCGCAGCATCGGCCGCCGCGCGCCGGTGGACGCCGACTGGGACGAGGTGTTCCGCGCGGCCGCCCGCACCGGCACGGCCATGGAGATCGACTCGTTCCCCGACCGGCTCGACCTGCCCGCCGACCTGATCCGCCGCGCCAAGCGCCTCGGCGTCCGCTTCTCCGTCGACACCGACGCCCACTCCGTCGGCCACCACCGCAACATCCGCTACGGCGTCGGCACCGCGCAGCGGGGCTGGCTCACCCCCGACGACGTCATCAACACCTGGCCGCTGGAGCGCCTCCGCGAGTTCCTCGGCAAGGCCTGA
- the prcB gene encoding proteasome subunit beta — protein MPPEYFEAGSASFVDFLRLHSPGLLPVNRVPGAGTVPDLPHGTTVLALTFPGGVMMAGDRRATQGNRIAYRELDKVQRADEYSVVAFAGTVGLALEMVRLFQVELEHYEKMESAPLSLPGKARRLGAVIQANLAQALQGLAVVPLFAGYEERGGTGHIYTYDITGAPQEARDYHADGSGSPYALGALKKLYRPDLSERDAATVCVQALYDAADDDAATGGPDRARRIYPTIAVVTDDGYRALAEDEVAAIVDEVVAGRMDNPDGPVAPLR, from the coding sequence ATGCCGCCGGAGTACTTCGAGGCGGGGTCGGCGTCGTTCGTCGACTTCCTGCGCCTGCACTCCCCCGGCCTGCTGCCCGTCAACCGCGTGCCCGGCGCCGGGACCGTCCCGGATCTGCCGCACGGCACGACCGTCCTGGCGCTGACCTTCCCCGGCGGCGTCATGATGGCCGGGGACCGCCGCGCCACCCAGGGCAACCGCATCGCCTACCGCGAGCTCGACAAGGTCCAGCGGGCCGACGAGTACTCGGTGGTCGCGTTCGCGGGCACCGTCGGCCTGGCGCTGGAGATGGTCCGGCTGTTCCAGGTGGAGCTGGAGCACTACGAGAAGATGGAGAGCGCGCCGCTGTCGCTGCCGGGCAAGGCGCGCCGTCTCGGCGCCGTCATCCAGGCGAACCTCGCGCAGGCCCTGCAGGGGCTCGCCGTCGTCCCGCTGTTCGCCGGGTACGAGGAGCGCGGCGGCACCGGGCACATCTACACCTACGACATCACCGGCGCGCCGCAGGAGGCCCGCGACTACCACGCCGACGGCTCCGGGTCCCCGTACGCGCTGGGGGCGCTGAAGAAGCTGTACCGTCCGGACCTGTCCGAGCGGGACGCCGCGACCGTCTGCGTGCAGGCGCTCTACGACGCCGCCGACGACGACGCCGCCACCGGCGGCCCGGACCGGGCGCGCCGCATCTACCCGACGATCGCGGTGGTCACCGACGACGGCTACCGGGCGCTGGCCGAGGACGAGGTGGCGGCGATCGTCGACGAGGTCGTGGCGGGCCGGATGGACAACCCGGACGGGCCCGTGGCGCCGCTGCGCTGA
- a CDS encoding EamA family transporter translates to MALAEAPGTFGGASRAPGRTRTLSLGSVPPPALILLGIISVQVGAGLAKNLFDKLPPSAVVTLRLLTSALVLAFLARKALRSVLRDHTRQDLAIAAGFGLALAGMNFSIYQSFARIPLGVAVTIEFLGPLGVALLASRRPRDALWALLAGAGVVMLARGGGDLDPVGIAFALVAGVCWAAYILLTAATGRRFAGSSGLAVASIVGTAVVLPLGVAEGGAEMLDPRLLLIGLGVGLLSSVIPYSLELEALRRMPARVFGILMSLEPAAAALVGVALLGEILTGRQWIAIVCVVVASVGATRSQKDPPEAPES, encoded by the coding sequence ATGGCACTGGCTGAGGCGCCCGGCACGTTCGGCGGCGCGTCCCGGGCGCCCGGCCGGACGAGGACGCTGTCGCTCGGGTCCGTCCCGCCGCCCGCGCTGATCCTGCTCGGCATCATCTCCGTGCAGGTCGGCGCGGGGCTCGCCAAGAACCTGTTCGACAAGCTGCCGCCGAGCGCCGTCGTGACGCTGCGGCTGCTGACCTCCGCGCTCGTCCTGGCGTTCCTGGCCCGCAAGGCGCTGCGGAGCGTCCTGCGGGACCACACCCGGCAGGACCTCGCGATCGCCGCCGGGTTCGGGCTGGCGCTCGCCGGGATGAATTTCTCGATCTACCAGTCGTTCGCCCGCATCCCGCTGGGCGTCGCGGTGACGATCGAGTTCCTCGGGCCGCTCGGCGTCGCGCTGCTGGCGTCCCGGCGGCCCCGGGACGCGCTGTGGGCGCTGCTGGCGGGCGCGGGCGTGGTCATGCTGGCCCGCGGCGGCGGCGACCTCGACCCGGTCGGCATCGCGTTCGCGCTGGTCGCCGGGGTGTGCTGGGCCGCGTACATCCTGCTGACGGCCGCGACCGGCAGGCGGTTCGCCGGCTCGTCCGGGCTGGCCGTCGCGAGCATCGTCGGCACCGCCGTCGTCCTGCCGCTGGGCGTCGCCGAGGGCGGCGCGGAGATGCTCGACCCGCGGCTGCTGCTGATCGGCCTCGGCGTCGGGCTGCTGTCGTCGGTGATCCCGTACTCGCTCGAGCTCGAGGCGCTGCGGCGGATGCCCGCGCGGGTATTCGGCATCCTGATGAGCCTGGAGCCCGCCGCCGCCGCCCTCGTGGGCGTCGCCCTGCTCGGCGAGATCCTCACCGGACGCCAATGGATCGCGATCGTCTGCGTGGTCGTGGCCAGCGTCGGCGCCACCCGGAGCCAGAAGGACCCGCCCGAGGCGCCCGAGTCGTAG
- a CDS encoding ABC transporter permease, which produces MTAADTGTDASVPLDLTPAPGAVPLPRMILSQTGYELRAMLRNGEQLLLTMIIPVVLLVLFSVTSLLDLGPGSRVGFLTPGVLALAVMSTAFTGQAIGTGFERRYGVLKRLGATPLPRAGLIAAKTLSVLAVEVIQAALICAVAFGLGWEPGGDPFSVLALLLLGTAAFSGFGLLMAGTLRAEATLAAANLVYVLLLAVGGVVFPLDEFPGAVRSALELLPISALAEGLRDVLRDGAAFPGGPLLVLAVWAVAGLALAARFFKWE; this is translated from the coding sequence ATGACGGCCGCGGACACCGGGACGGACGCGTCCGTCCCCCTGGACCTCACGCCGGCACCGGGCGCGGTCCCGCTGCCGCGGATGATCCTGTCGCAGACCGGCTACGAGCTGCGGGCGATGCTGCGCAACGGCGAGCAGCTGCTGCTCACCATGATCATTCCGGTGGTGCTGCTGGTCCTGTTCAGCGTCACCTCGCTGCTGGACCTCGGCCCGGGGAGCCGTGTCGGCTTCCTCACCCCGGGCGTCCTGGCGCTCGCGGTGATGTCGACGGCGTTCACCGGCCAGGCGATCGGGACCGGGTTCGAACGCCGGTACGGGGTGCTGAAGCGGCTCGGCGCGACGCCGCTGCCGCGCGCCGGGCTGATCGCCGCCAAGACCCTCTCCGTCCTCGCGGTCGAGGTGATCCAGGCCGCGCTGATCTGCGCGGTCGCGTTCGGGCTCGGCTGGGAACCGGGCGGCGACCCGTTCTCGGTGCTCGCCCTCCTGCTGCTCGGCACCGCCGCGTTCAGCGGGTTCGGCCTGCTCATGGCCGGGACGCTGCGCGCCGAGGCGACCCTCGCGGCGGCGAACCTCGTCTACGTCCTGCTGCTGGCCGTCGGCGGGGTCGTGTTCCCGCTGGACGAGTTCCCCGGGGCGGTGCGGAGCGCGCTGGAGCTGCTGCCGATCTCGGCGCTGGCCGAGGGGCTGCGGGACGTCCTGCGGGACGGCGCCGCGTTCCCCGGCGGGCCGCTGCTCGTCCTCGCGGTGTGGGCGGTCGCCGGCCTCGCCCTCGCCGCCCGGTTCTTCAAGTGGGAGTGA
- a CDS encoding ABC transporter ATP-binding protein has product MTPPGDGAVELDSLVKRYGAAAAVDGLSLRAARGEVTALLGPNGAGKTTTIEICEGFRRADAGTVRVLGLDPAADARALKPRVGVMPQSGGVPGTARAAEFLRLVASFHASPLAPSALLERLGLTEHARTPFRRMSGGQQQRLSLAVAVVGRPELVFLDEPTTGLDPQARRATWDLIGELRAAGASIVLTTHNMDEAETLADHVVIVDHGRVVAEGAPATLTGAERQLRFRARPGLGLEELLSALPAGCATKESPAGHYLIEADVRPELLATVTAWCASHGVMTEDLRIERRTLEDVFLELTGRELRA; this is encoded by the coding sequence ATGACACCCCCGGGAGACGGCGCCGTCGAGCTGGACTCGCTCGTGAAGCGCTACGGAGCGGCGGCGGCCGTGGACGGGCTGTCGCTGCGCGCCGCCCGGGGCGAGGTCACCGCGCTGCTCGGCCCCAACGGCGCGGGCAAGACCACCACGATCGAGATCTGCGAGGGGTTCCGCAGGGCCGACGCGGGAACGGTCCGCGTCCTCGGCCTGGACCCCGCCGCCGACGCCCGCGCGCTGAAACCCCGGGTCGGGGTGATGCCGCAGTCCGGCGGCGTGCCCGGCACCGCGCGCGCCGCGGAGTTCCTGCGGCTCGTCGCGTCCTTCCACGCCTCGCCGCTCGCCCCGTCCGCCCTGCTGGAGAGGCTCGGCCTCACCGAGCACGCGCGCACCCCGTTCCGGCGGATGTCGGGCGGCCAGCAGCAGCGGCTGTCCCTCGCGGTCGCGGTCGTCGGCCGTCCCGAGCTGGTCTTCCTGGACGAGCCGACCACCGGCCTCGACCCGCAGGCGCGGCGCGCGACCTGGGACCTGATCGGGGAGCTGCGCGCCGCCGGGGCCTCGATCGTGCTCACCACGCACAACATGGACGAGGCCGAGACGCTCGCCGACCACGTCGTGATCGTCGATCACGGCCGGGTCGTGGCCGAGGGCGCTCCCGCGACGCTGACCGGCGCCGAGCGGCAGCTGCGGTTCCGCGCCCGGCCCGGCCTGGGGCTGGAGGAGCTGCTGTCGGCGCTGCCCGCCGGGTGCGCCACCAAGGAGTCGCCCGCCGGGCACTACCTGATCGAGGCGGACGTGCGTCCCGAGCTGCTGGCGACGGTCACCGCCTGGTGCGCCTCGCACGGGGTGATGACCGAGGACCTGCGGATCGAGCGCCGCACGCTGGAGGACGTCTTCCTGGAGCTGACCGGACGGGAGCTGCGCGCATGA
- a CDS encoding carbamate kinase encodes MRVVVALGGNALVGRGGSPDDGPQRANVDRAVRALAPLARRHELIVTHGNGPQVGVLSLESVNDPNLTRPYPLDTVGAETQGMIGYWILQALQNALPGRQVMAMITQTLVSAVDPAFEKPTKFVGQVYERDEAEKLAADYGWTIGRDGEQWRRVVPSPHPQRVIETRLIRELVRLGTVVVCAGGGGIPVFRNDVGRLEGLEAVIDKDLTAAVLAESLDADALLILTDVPRVLRNRGTPEQEEITHTTPHELRAEEFPAGSMGPKAEAAARFVERTGDMAAIGLLDECAEILEGTAGTIVTPNATWPLESTL; translated from the coding sequence ATGCGGGTGGTCGTCGCGCTGGGCGGCAACGCCCTGGTCGGCCGCGGCGGGTCGCCCGACGACGGGCCGCAGCGCGCCAACGTCGACCGGGCGGTGCGGGCGCTCGCCCCGCTCGCGCGGCGGCACGAGCTGATCGTCACGCACGGGAACGGGCCGCAGGTCGGCGTGCTGTCGCTGGAGAGCGTCAACGACCCGAACCTGACCCGCCCGTACCCGCTCGACACCGTCGGCGCCGAGACGCAGGGGATGATCGGCTACTGGATCCTGCAGGCGCTGCAGAACGCGCTGCCGGGCCGGCAGGTCATGGCGATGATCACGCAGACGCTCGTGTCGGCCGTCGACCCGGCGTTCGAGAAGCCGACGAAGTTCGTCGGGCAGGTGTACGAGCGGGACGAGGCCGAGAAGCTCGCCGCCGACTACGGCTGGACGATCGGGCGGGACGGGGAGCAGTGGCGGCGGGTCGTCCCGTCGCCGCATCCGCAGCGCGTCATCGAGACCCGGCTGATCCGCGAGCTGGTGCGGCTCGGGACCGTCGTGGTGTGCGCGGGCGGCGGCGGGATCCCGGTCTTCCGCAACGACGTGGGGCGGCTGGAGGGCCTCGAGGCGGTTATCGACAAGGACCTGACGGCGGCGGTGCTGGCCGAGAGCCTGGACGCGGACGCGCTGCTGATCCTCACCGACGTCCCGCGCGTGCTGCGGAACCGCGGCACGCCCGAGCAGGAGGAGATCACCCACACGACGCCGCACGAGCTGCGCGCCGAGGAGTTCCCCGCCGGGTCGATGGGCCCGAAGGCGGAGGCGGCCGCCCGGTTCGTGGAGCGGACGGGCGACATGGCCGCGATCGGGCTGCTGGACGAGTGCGCGGAGATTCTCGAGGGCACCGCCGGGACGATCGTCACGCCGAACGCCACGTGGCCGCTGGAGAGCACCCTTTGA
- a CDS encoding amino acid permease — MTARPAGGGGPPDAGGFARSLLRTKPVDRIVAEGGRGTGGELRRTMGLLQLTLFSVGATLGTGIFVVLGSAVPLAGPAVVASFVLAAVTALFSALSYAELAGTIPVSGSSYSYAYATLGELVAWVCGWCLLLEYGVSVSAVAVGWGAYLSAFFDTTLGFTIPAELADPPGGGGIVNVPAIVVVALAAFLLLRGASETAAANTVMVFLKIGVLLFFCAVAFAAFRSGNLSGFAPMGWAGISAAGSKVFFSYIGFDAASTAGEEARNPRRDLPLAIMLSLAIVTVVYVLVGLAAVGAMHWTRFGGADSEASLANVLDAATGAAWPSAVLSVGAVIAIASVVLTVMYGQTRILFAMSRDGLVPPVFQRVSPRRSVPVANTVIVAAFIGLLAGFVPLGRLVDATSIGTLFAFALVGLGVIVLRRTRPDLPRGFRVPLYPVTPLIGVALCVYLMVGLGGITWLVFLLWGLLGLVAYFAYGRRHSRLGRADA, encoded by the coding sequence TTGACGGCCCGCCCGGCAGGCGGCGGGGGCCCGCCGGACGCGGGCGGCTTCGCGCGGAGCCTGCTGCGGACCAAGCCGGTCGACCGGATCGTCGCCGAGGGCGGGCGCGGCACGGGCGGGGAGCTGCGGCGGACGATGGGGCTGCTGCAGCTCACGCTGTTCAGCGTGGGCGCCACCCTCGGCACCGGCATCTTCGTGGTGCTCGGGTCGGCGGTGCCGCTCGCGGGCCCCGCGGTGGTGGCGTCGTTCGTCCTCGCGGCCGTCACCGCGCTGTTCTCGGCGCTGTCGTACGCCGAGCTGGCCGGGACGATCCCGGTCTCGGGCTCGTCCTACTCGTACGCGTACGCGACGCTGGGCGAGCTGGTGGCGTGGGTGTGCGGCTGGTGCCTGCTGCTCGAGTACGGCGTGTCGGTGTCGGCGGTCGCGGTCGGCTGGGGCGCCTACCTGAGCGCGTTCTTCGACACCACGCTCGGGTTCACGATCCCGGCCGAGCTGGCGGACCCGCCGGGCGGCGGCGGGATCGTCAACGTCCCGGCGATCGTGGTCGTGGCGCTGGCGGCGTTCCTGCTGCTGCGCGGCGCGTCCGAGACCGCGGCCGCGAACACGGTCATGGTGTTCCTCAAGATCGGGGTGCTGCTGTTCTTCTGCGCGGTGGCCTTCGCCGCGTTCCGGTCGGGCAACCTGAGCGGGTTCGCGCCGATGGGGTGGGCCGGGATCAGCGCGGCGGGCTCGAAGGTGTTCTTCTCCTACATCGGCTTCGACGCGGCCTCCACCGCCGGTGAGGAGGCCAGGAACCCGCGCCGCGACCTGCCGCTCGCGATCATGCTGTCGCTGGCGATCGTCACCGTCGTCTACGTGCTGGTCGGGCTCGCCGCCGTCGGCGCGATGCACTGGACGCGGTTCGGCGGGGCGGACTCCGAGGCGTCCCTGGCGAACGTGCTCGACGCGGCCACCGGCGCCGCGTGGCCCTCGGCCGTCCTGTCGGTCGGCGCGGTGATCGCGATCGCGAGCGTCGTCCTGACGGTCATGTACGGGCAGACGCGCATCCTGTTCGCGATGTCGCGCGACGGGCTCGTCCCGCCCGTGTTCCAGCGGGTGAGCCCCCGGCGCTCGGTGCCGGTCGCCAACACGGTCATCGTCGCGGCGTTCATCGGGCTGCTCGCCGGGTTCGTCCCGCTGGGGCGGCTGGTGGACGCCACCAGCATCGGGACGCTGTTCGCGTTCGCGCTCGTCGGCCTCGGGGTGATCGTGCTGCGGCGGACCCGCCCGGACCTGCCGCGCGGCTTCCGGGTGCCGCTGTACCCGGTCACGCCGCTGATCGGGGTGGCGCTCTGCGTGTACCTGATGGTCGGGCTCGGCGGCATCACGTGGCTGGTGTTCCTGCTGTGGGGGCTCCTGGGGCTCGTCGCCTACTTCGCCTACGGGCGCCGCCACTCGCGGCTGGGGAGGGCGGACGCATGA
- a CDS encoding universal stress protein — protein MTPRVLAGCSPDERGDDALVLAALVARATGAAVIAANVHPPPWPARGPGSVDAEWLAYLRSRADEVVSDAAGRLAELGVPAGDVEPRVHAHRGSGRGLIEVAEETGAALVVIGSAPRGRRGRIAVGSTADQLLHGSPVPVLLAPRGYGAEAPARLERLTAAYWRRRDADGPLGAAAGWAATLDVPVRLLTLVLRPPGVAARFRDSGEVLERQRRRAEDDLARAAGLVDGVPVTTEAVAGASVGKALAAVDMLPGEVLTCQSGHHGPLRKVFLGESSGKIVRSAPRPVLMLPRGASPA, from the coding sequence ATGACGCCCCGGGTGCTGGCCGGCTGCTCCCCGGACGAACGCGGCGACGACGCGCTCGTCCTCGCGGCACTGGTCGCGCGCGCCACGGGCGCGGCCGTGATCGCCGCGAACGTCCATCCGCCGCCGTGGCCCGCCCGCGGCCCCGGGTCGGTGGACGCCGAATGGCTCGCCTACCTGCGGAGCCGCGCGGACGAGGTCGTCTCGGACGCCGCCGGGCGGCTCGCGGAGCTGGGCGTCCCGGCGGGGGACGTCGAGCCGCGCGTGCACGCGCACCGGGGCAGCGGCCGCGGGCTCATCGAGGTCGCCGAGGAGACCGGCGCGGCCCTCGTGGTGATCGGCTCGGCGCCGCGCGGGCGGCGCGGGCGCATCGCCGTCGGCAGCACCGCCGACCAGCTCCTGCACGGCTCGCCGGTGCCGGTCCTGCTCGCCCCGCGCGGGTACGGGGCGGAGGCGCCGGCCCGGCTGGAGCGGCTCACCGCCGCGTACTGGCGGCGGCGGGACGCCGACGGCCCGCTCGGCGCCGCCGCCGGGTGGGCCGCGACCCTGGACGTCCCGGTGCGGCTGCTCACGCTGGTGCTGCGGCCGCCCGGGGTCGCCGCGCGGTTCCGGGACTCCGGCGAGGTGCTGGAGCGGCAGCGGCGGCGGGCGGAGGACGACCTCGCCCGCGCCGCCGGGCTCGTGGACGGCGTCCCGGTGACCACGGAGGCGGTCGCGGGGGCGAGCGTGGGCAAGGCGCTCGCGGCCGTGGATATGCTGCCGGGCGAGGTCCTGACCTGCCAGTCCGGGCATCACGGCCCGCTGCGCAAGGTCTTTCTGGGGGAGAGCTCCGGCAAGATCGTGCGCTCCGCGCCCCGCCCGGTGCTGATGCTGCCGCGCGGCGCCTCCCCGGCGTGA
- a CDS encoding helix-turn-helix transcriptional regulator, with amino-acid sequence MSEDRASTETAATRPSGAPSAAGTERDTRARVARLILEHGPVTASALGERVGLTPAAIRRHLDALLAEGMIEIRRARPQTRRGRGRPAKWFAITEAGRSAFVHAYDDLATSALRFLAETAGAHAVAEFARRQVADLERRYRPVVQDAPPHQRVRTLAEALSGDGYAAAAAKAPQPGGGEQLCQHHCPVAHVAAEFPQLCEAETEAFSRLLGTPVQRLATIAHGDGICTTHVSSRSLCGDGTDAGPPAGTARAGEPAAGPGDAGEIPASTLTSDEESGRTPL; translated from the coding sequence GTGAGCGAGGATCGGGCGAGCACGGAGACCGCGGCGACGCGGCCTTCCGGCGCGCCGTCCGCGGCCGGGACCGAGCGCGACACCCGCGCCCGGGTGGCCCGGCTGATCCTCGAGCACGGCCCCGTCACCGCGTCCGCGCTCGGCGAGCGGGTCGGCCTCACGCCGGCCGCCATCCGCCGTCACCTGGACGCGCTGCTGGCGGAGGGAATGATCGAGATCCGCCGGGCCAGGCCGCAGACGCGGCGCGGCCGCGGCCGGCCCGCCAAGTGGTTCGCCATCACCGAGGCGGGGCGGAGCGCGTTCGTGCACGCCTACGACGACCTGGCGACGAGCGCGCTGCGGTTCCTCGCCGAGACGGCCGGCGCCCACGCGGTCGCCGAGTTCGCCCGGCGGCAGGTCGCCGATCTCGAACGGCGCTACCGGCCCGTCGTGCAGGACGCCCCGCCCCACCAGCGGGTCCGCACGCTCGCCGAGGCGCTGTCGGGCGACGGCTACGCGGCGGCCGCCGCGAAGGCCCCCCAGCCCGGCGGCGGCGAGCAGCTGTGCCAGCACCACTGCCCGGTCGCGCACGTGGCGGCGGAGTTCCCGCAGCTGTGCGAGGCCGAGACGGAGGCGTTCAGCCGGCTGCTGGGCACCCCCGTCCAGCGGCTCGCCACCATCGCCCACGGCGACGGCATCTGCACCACCCACGTCAGTTCCCGCTCGCTGTGCGGGGACGGGACGGACGCCGGCCCGCCGGCGGGCACGGCCCGGGCCGGGGAACCGGCGGCCGGGCCGGGGGACGCGGGTGAGATCCCCGCGAGCACACTGACCAGTGACGAGGAGTCCGGGAGGACGCCCCTATGA